CATCGCCGAATGCCACTTCTCGGCGCCGGCCCGTGACTGGCGCCACTGGAAGTACAGGACGCCGTCCGCGCCGCGCGCCACGTGCGCGAGACTGTTGCGCCGCATCTGTCCCGGCGTCTTCGCCACGTTGCGCGGCTGCCAGTTCACCGCCGAGGTGGAGTGCTCCATCAGCAGCCACGGGGCGCCGCCGCCCATGCCGCGCGCGAGGTCGGCGTCGAGTGACAGCCCGACGTGCGCTTCGGGGTCCGCGGCCGTGAGGTACTGGTCCACGGAGACGAAGTCGCACTCCCCGGCGAAGGAGAATCCGTCCACCTTCTTCTCCAGCGTGACCAGGAGATTGGTGGTCAGCGGGATGCCGGGGGAGAGGCGGCGCACGATCTCCGCCTCGCGCCGGTGCAGCCTCAGCAGCGCGTCCGAGGAGAACCGCCAGAAGTCCAGCTGCTGCGTCGGATTGGGTACGGCCGCGGTGGCGCGCGGCGGCATGACCTCCGCCCAGTCGCCGTAGCGCTGGCTCCAGAAGGCCGTCCCCCAGGCCTGGTTGAGGCCGTCGAGGTCCCCGTACCGCTCCCGCAGCCAGTCCCGGAACGCCTTGGCGCTGCTGTCGCAGTAGCAGTGCGCGTTGTGGTTGCCCCACTCGTTGTGCAGGTGCCACAGCGCGAGCGCGGGGTGGTCGCGGTACCGCTCCACGAGCCGTTCGGCGAGCCGGCCGGCCGCCTCGGCGTAGGCGGGACTGCTCGGACAGAACGTCTGCCGCGAGCCGTGGGTGAGCCGGACGCCGTCGGCGGTCACCGGCAGCGCCTCGGGGTGCCGCAGCGAGAACCACGGCGGCGGGGACGCCGTGGCCGTCGCCAGGTCGGCGGCGATGCCGTTCGCGTGCAGCAGGTCCAGGACCTCGTCGAGCAGCTCGAACTCGTACTGCCCGGGGCGCGGTTCGAGGAACGCCCAGGAGAAGACACCCACGGTGACGAGGTTGACGCCGGCCTCCCGCATGAGGCGGACGTCCTCGTCCCACACCTCGCGCGGCCACTGCTCCGGGTTGTAGTCACCGCCGTAGGCGATGCCGCCGAGCCGGTCGGACAGCTGCTTGAGCGCGTCGGTCACGACTTCACCGCTCCCGCCGCGAGGCCCGCCTTCCAGTACCGCTGGAGCACCAGGAAGGTGATGACGATCGGCACCACCGACACCAGCGAGCCCGTGAGGCTCAGGATCTGCAGCGAGGGATCGCGGCTGACCTGGGACTGCCAGGTGAACAGCCCGAGGGTGACCGGGTAGAGGCGGTCGTCCTGGAGCATCACCAGCGGCAGCAGGAAGTTGTTCCAGATGACCACGAACTGGAACAGGAAGATCGTGACCATCGCGGGCGACATCAGCCGCAGCGACATCGTGAAGAACGTCCGCAGCTCGCCCGCCCCGTCGATCCGGGCCGCCTCCAGCAGCTCGTCGGGCACCGACGCCGCCGCGAAGATGCGCGAGAGGTAGACGCCGAACGGGCTGACGATGCTGGGCAGGAAGACCGACCAGAACGTGTTGGTGGCGTCCACCTCGGCGAACAGCAGGAACAACGGCAGCGCCAGCGCCGTGGCGGGCACCAGGACACCGCCGAGCACCACGGAGAACAGGAACTCCCGTCCCCGGAAGCGGTACTTGGCCAGGGCGTAGCCGGCCATGGCGGACAGCAAGGTGCCGACGGCCGCGCCGGCCCCCGCGTAGAGGAGGCTGTTGAGGAGCCAGGGAAGGTACACCCCGTCCTGCTTGGCGAACAGCGCCCGCAGGTTGTCGAACAGCTGGAAGTCGGAGAACCACAGCCCGAACGAGTCGACGAGGTCGCCCTGGCTCTTGGTCGCCGCGACGATCAGCCAGAACACCGGCAGCAGCATGTAGACGGCGATGACGACCAGGAAGCCGGTGGCCGCGATCACCGAGAGGCGGCTGTCCCGGGGGCCGCGGGGTGCGGTCTTGGAGGTCTGACGGGGCGCGTGGGCGCCCGCGGTGTCGGTGAGGAGGCTCATGACTCGGCCTTTCGCCCCGTGAGCTTGAGGAATCCGAACGACAGGACGAACGTGGCCAGCGCCAGCGTCACCGACATGGCCGCGGCCTCGCTGTAGTTGTTCGCCGAAGCGAGCGAGTAGGCGGCCAGGTTGGGTGTGTAGGTGCTGGTCACGCTGGTGGAGATGGAGCGCAGCACCTGCGGTTCGGTGAACAGCTGCAGCGTCCCGATGATGGAGAAGACGCCCGTCAGGATGAGGGCGGGACGCAGGATCGGCACCTTGATCCGCCAGGCGATCGTCGCCTCGCTCGCGCCGTCCATCCGGGCCGCCTCGTAGATGTCGGACGGGACGGCCTGCAGGGCGGCGTAGATGATCAGCATGTTGTACCCGGTGTACGTCCAGGTCACGACGTTGCCGATGGACCACAGCATCATCGACGAGCCGAGGAAGTCCGGCGCGGAGCCGGCCTTGTCGAGCAGGTCCACGATGGGCGACAGCCGCGGGTCGTACAGGAAGGCCCACATGAGCGCGGCGATCACACCGGGGATGCCGTACGGCACGAAGTAGGCGATCCGGAAGAAGCGCTTGAGCCGGGCCACCGTCGAGTCCAGCAGCAGTGCGAGCACCAGTGCCAGCAGCAGCATCACCGGGATCTGCAC
This region of Streptomyces chromofuscus genomic DNA includes:
- a CDS encoding beta-galactosidase encodes the protein MTDALKQLSDRLGGIAYGGDYNPEQWPREVWDEDVRLMREAGVNLVTVGVFSWAFLEPRPGQYEFELLDEVLDLLHANGIAADLATATASPPPWFSLRHPEALPVTADGVRLTHGSRQTFCPSSPAYAEAAGRLAERLVERYRDHPALALWHLHNEWGNHNAHCYCDSSAKAFRDWLRERYGDLDGLNQAWGTAFWSQRYGDWAEVMPPRATAAVPNPTQQLDFWRFSSDALLRLHRREAEIVRRLSPGIPLTTNLLVTLEKKVDGFSFAGECDFVSVDQYLTAADPEAHVGLSLDADLARGMGGGAPWLLMEHSTSAVNWQPRNVAKTPGQMRRNSLAHVARGADGVLYFQWRQSRAGAEKWHSAMLPHGGTGTKTWREVTALGHDLKALAEVRGSRVESDVALLFDWNAWWALEMDATPSRDVRYLDLVRAWYEALWSLGITCDLVHPSSDLSGHRLVLVPSLSLTSDADASSLDAFVREGGHAAVGFFSGVVDENDHVRLGGHPGAYRDMLGVHVDEFFPLREAETVRLSDGSEATVWTELVEPRGAETIVSFDSDPSYGGPVAGHPAVTRNAHGAGVSWYVATRPDADALRGLLARVCRDAGVTAPAEVPAGVEAVRRRGPDGTYLFLINHTSGDVPVAARGVDLLTGTVADGRTVVRAGDVVVVREDGTPSSDR
- a CDS encoding carbohydrate ABC transporter permease, which codes for MSLLTDTAGAHAPRQTSKTAPRGPRDSRLSVIAATGFLVVIAVYMLLPVFWLIVAATKSQGDLVDSFGLWFSDFQLFDNLRALFAKQDGVYLPWLLNSLLYAGAGAAVGTLLSAMAGYALAKYRFRGREFLFSVVLGGVLVPATALALPLFLLFAEVDATNTFWSVFLPSIVSPFGVYLSRIFAAASVPDELLEAARIDGAGELRTFFTMSLRLMSPAMVTIFLFQFVVIWNNFLLPLVMLQDDRLYPVTLGLFTWQSQVSRDPSLQILSLTGSLVSVVPIVITFLVLQRYWKAGLAAGAVKS
- a CDS encoding carbohydrate ABC transporter permease — translated: MTADPIAATASPPAQTAPAPVPARRRRNWAPVFFLLPFFVPFVLFTLVPVGYAFYQSLLKTERTGGTFGRKTTVFAGLDQYKEVLGDAEFLGSVGRVLVFGLVQIPVMLLLALVLALLLDSTVARLKRFFRIAYFVPYGIPGVIAALMWAFLYDPRLSPIVDLLDKAGSAPDFLGSSMMLWSIGNVVTWTYTGYNMLIIYAALQAVPSDIYEAARMDGASEATIAWRIKVPILRPALILTGVFSIIGTLQLFTEPQVLRSISTSVTSTYTPNLAAYSLASANNYSEAAAMSVTLALATFVLSFGFLKLTGRKAES